A DNA window from Castanea sativa cultivar Marrone di Chiusa Pesio chromosome 7, ASM4071231v1 contains the following coding sequences:
- the LOC142643323 gene encoding uncharacterized protein LOC142643323 isoform X2 translates to MDRNSRRSKGVGYIEFYDAMSVPMAIALSGLPLLGQPVMVKPSEAEKNLVQSTTAVAGVSGGLIGPYSGGARRLYVGNLHYNITEADLRQVFEAFGQVELVQLPVDETGHCKGYGFVQFARLEDARNALSLNQQLEIAGRLIKVSALTDQAGMQDVGANSGDFDDDEGGGLSLNARSRALLMQKLDRSGSGPSVAGSAGTPVVNSTGLTLPTVPILGAAPAVSPITPLVPALAGLGGSGLQVPIATLPTVDTIGVPSECLLLKDMFDPNDETEPDFELDIKEDVQNECLKFGKLNHIFVDKNSAGFVYLRFENTQGAVAAQRALHGRWFAGKMITATYMVPQAYEAKFPDSR, encoded by the exons TTATATTGAGTTCTATGATGCAATGTCAGTCCCTATGGCAATAGCACTGTCTGGTCTTCCTCTTCTTGGTCAACCAGTTATGGTAAAACCATCAGAAGCAGAAAAGAATCTGGTCCAGTCAACTACAGCAGTGGCTGGTGTATCAGGTGGGCTTATAGGCCCCTATTCAGGAGGGGCCAGAAGGCTGTATGTTGGGAATCTGCATTACAACATAACTGAAGCTGATCTTCGTCAG GTTTTTGAAGCATTTGGTCAAGTAGAGCTGGTGCAGTTGCCTGTTGATGAAACTGGACATTGCAAAGGATATGGCTTTGTCCAG TTTGCACGTCTTGAAGACGCTAGAAATGCACTAAGTCTGAATCAACAGTTGGAGATTGCGGGTCGGCTTATCAAG GTTTCAGCTCTTACTGATCAAGCTGGAATGCAAGATGTTGGAGCAAATTctggtgattttgatgatgatgaaggagGTGGCTTG TCTCTGAATGCACGATCTCGAGCACTTCTCATGCAGAAGTTGGACCGCAGTGGCTCTGGACCTAG CGTTGCTGGTTCCGCTGGCACTCCAGTTGTCAATAGCACAGGCCTTACTTTACCAACAGTGCCTATTCTAGGAGCTGCACCTGCAGTATCTCCGATTACTCCCCTTGTTCCTGCTCTTGCTGGACTTGGTGGTTCAGGTCTTCAAGTTCCCATTGCTACTTTGCCAACTGTTGATACAATTGGTGTTCCAAGTGAATGTTTATTATTGAAGGATATGTTTGATCCAAATGATGAG ACGGAACCAGATTTTGAGTTGGACATCAAAGAAGATGTTCAAAATGAATGTTTGAAGTTTGGAAAATTGAATCATATATTTGTAGACAA GAACAGTGCTGGTTTTGTGTATTTGCGATTTGAAAATACACAAGGTGCAGTTGCTGCACAACGTGCTCTCCATGGTAGATGGTTTGCTGGAAAGATGAttactgcaacttatatg GTGCCCCAGGCATACGAGGCTAAGTTCCCTGATAGCAGATAG